The proteins below come from a single Corynebacterium glyciniphilum AJ 3170 genomic window:
- a CDS encoding ABC transporter substrate-binding protein: MFKTTRVVGAMGAATLLITAAACGGGADSSTGGAGPNGIEQADISVGALPLADYSTLWWAEENGFFEDEGLNVSIEAVQGGPVGAQMVASGELDFTTSTTFNTVSATDNGMPIETAALVSGSADNSIAMYVNPDSDIQGIDDLDGKTIGINNTNNTGDVTFNALADSLGADVTPTFIEVPFTEMLTGVQSGAIDVGYSPEPFLSAAWAAGMRQIIDLTDGPNNEIATSNIVSSKSFLDNNPNTASAFARALYAANEDILANEQAWRDWIPSIAKMDEGTAQDIPMPVFFTEMDETALQHIADLMIEQDIISEDYDASEFAWTADE; the protein is encoded by the coding sequence ATGTTTAAGACAACGAGAGTGGTCGGTGCGATGGGCGCGGCGACTCTTCTGATCACCGCGGCCGCATGTGGAGGAGGAGCGGATTCCTCGACAGGAGGCGCCGGCCCCAACGGTATCGAGCAGGCCGATATCAGTGTCGGTGCGCTGCCGCTTGCTGACTATTCCACGCTGTGGTGGGCCGAAGAGAACGGGTTCTTCGAAGATGAAGGCCTCAACGTTTCCATCGAGGCGGTACAGGGCGGGCCCGTAGGGGCGCAGATGGTTGCCAGCGGTGAGCTTGATTTCACTACGTCGACCACGTTCAACACCGTCAGTGCTACCGACAACGGCATGCCGATCGAAACGGCCGCCCTTGTGAGCGGATCAGCGGACAACTCCATCGCAATGTATGTCAACCCGGATTCTGATATCCAAGGGATTGACGACCTGGATGGAAAAACCATCGGCATCAACAACACCAACAACACTGGTGACGTGACGTTCAATGCGCTCGCAGATTCCCTGGGTGCGGATGTCACACCCACGTTCATCGAGGTTCCTTTCACCGAGATGCTCACCGGTGTCCAGTCTGGGGCGATTGACGTCGGCTACTCACCCGAGCCGTTCCTCAGCGCAGCGTGGGCTGCCGGGATGCGTCAGATCATTGACCTGACTGACGGCCCGAACAACGAGATTGCGACATCGAACATCGTGTCCAGCAAGAGCTTCCTCGACAACAACCCCAACACCGCTTCGGCGTTCGCCCGGGCACTCTACGCCGCGAACGAAGACATCCTGGCGAATGAACAGGCATGGAGAGACTGGATACCCTCCATCGCCAAGATGGACGAGGGAACTGCCCAGGACATACCGATGCCGGTCTTCTTCACTGAGATGGACGAGACGGCGTTGCAGCACATCGCCGACCTGATGATTGAGCAGGACATCATCAGCGAGGACTATGATGCCTCTGAATTCGCATGGACAGCCGACGAGTAA
- a CDS encoding ABC transporter permease, giving the protein MTDLTNTHPRTPESSHVGTGTTEMLPGRTVSQSSPVVAAPQSRTPGGPRSRMAAAGWTVLLRLSVPILIVVVWWIVSLGETSGLFVPTPYEAVQTFWNEFVLGNAVVEHTLPSLYRALVGLALAIIIGIVVGVALGMSTILTGLFQPLVHLGRSLPSPALLGVFFILFGIGDAPKIFLIAFAVVWPVLLNTIDGVGAVGETRSQAAQVFRIPAYRVLVFIVLPGAAPKIFAGIRTSMSYSLIMMIISELQRSENGFGFLLIQSQRNFDFGTFFAVLIMLVIIGVVFNVIFKTIERRVLAWHRGVTAQND; this is encoded by the coding sequence ATGACCGACCTGACCAACACACACCCTCGAACGCCGGAGAGCTCACACGTCGGGACAGGAACGACGGAGATGCTCCCGGGACGCACAGTTAGCCAGAGCAGTCCGGTTGTGGCGGCCCCGCAGTCGCGGACGCCCGGCGGCCCCCGATCCCGGATGGCCGCTGCGGGGTGGACGGTGCTGCTCCGGCTCAGCGTGCCGATCCTCATCGTCGTCGTCTGGTGGATAGTGTCACTGGGAGAGACCAGCGGCCTTTTCGTCCCTACCCCCTACGAAGCGGTCCAGACATTCTGGAACGAGTTCGTCCTCGGCAATGCCGTGGTGGAACACACTCTTCCAAGTCTCTACCGTGCACTCGTCGGTCTCGCCCTGGCGATCATCATCGGCATCGTTGTCGGTGTGGCGTTGGGAATGTCCACGATCCTCACCGGACTGTTCCAACCACTGGTGCACCTGGGCCGGTCACTGCCGTCCCCCGCACTGCTGGGCGTGTTCTTCATCCTGTTCGGGATCGGGGACGCGCCGAAGATCTTCCTCATCGCGTTCGCCGTGGTGTGGCCCGTTCTGCTCAACACCATCGACGGTGTCGGCGCAGTGGGGGAAACCCGCTCACAGGCAGCGCAGGTCTTCCGTATTCCGGCGTACCGGGTGCTCGTCTTCATCGTCCTCCCCGGCGCTGCGCCCAAGATTTTCGCCGGGATCCGCACCTCCATGTCCTACTCGTTGATCATGATGATCATCTCGGAACTACAGCGTTCGGAGAATGGGTTCGGCTTCCTGCTCATCCAGTCCCAGCGCAACTTCGATTTCGGAACCTTTTTCGCCGTACTGATCATGCTCGTCATCATCGGTGTGGTCTTCAACGTCATCTTCAAGACCATTGAACGCCGCGTCTTGGCGTGGCACAGAGGAGTCACTGCTCAAAATGACTGA
- a CDS encoding ABC transporter permease, giving the protein MKVIRDPLSTPSAVGLGIVGVVGSGLVAELILRSSLITTEGLPIPSQVIGGAVDLLPDTGFWSEVLFTLGEWGLGMLLACIAGVVLGGLMGAFSAWHTAFEWPVEAFRVLPSVALAPILVLLAGRGMMSLSIAVALACVWPILLNTMYGVRGVDPTSVNTARTFGLTSMQILARIKIPAALPFAFTGIRISASIGLLVAVSVELLVGDGSGIGGFILTQSANAVNLDAVYAATVIAGVIGVIVNLVLAQADSLLFAWKRGLEQ; this is encoded by the coding sequence GTGAAAGTCATACGTGACCCCCTCTCCACTCCCAGCGCAGTCGGCCTCGGCATCGTCGGCGTCGTCGGCAGCGGTCTCGTCGCCGAACTCATCCTGCGGTCCAGTCTCATCACCACCGAAGGGCTGCCGATCCCGAGCCAGGTCATCGGAGGAGCGGTTGACCTCCTGCCCGATACCGGGTTCTGGAGCGAAGTCCTGTTCACCTTGGGGGAGTGGGGGTTGGGGATGCTCCTGGCCTGCATCGCCGGTGTGGTGCTGGGCGGTCTGATGGGCGCCTTCTCTGCCTGGCACACGGCCTTTGAATGGCCGGTGGAAGCGTTCCGCGTGCTGCCGTCGGTCGCCCTGGCGCCGATCCTTGTGCTTCTGGCCGGGCGGGGGATGATGTCCCTGTCTATTGCCGTCGCACTGGCCTGTGTCTGGCCGATCCTGCTCAACACGATGTACGGGGTGCGAGGGGTGGACCCCACGTCAGTGAACACCGCCCGCACCTTCGGCCTCACCAGCATGCAGATCCTGGCGAGGATCAAGATCCCCGCCGCACTCCCTTTCGCGTTCACCGGCATCCGCATTTCGGCGTCCATCGGTCTGCTCGTCGCGGTGTCGGTTGAACTCCTCGTCGGAGACGGGTCGGGTATCGGCGGCTTCATCCTGACCCAGTCGGCGAATGCTGTGAACCTGGACGCGGTCTACGCGGCGACCGTCATTGCCGGCGTCATCGGCGTGATCGTCAATCTGGTGCTCGCGCAGGCCGATTCGCTCCTGTTCGCCTGGAAGAGAGGACTGGAACAATGA
- a CDS encoding FAD-dependent monooxygenase: protein MKTAIAGGGVGGLALALGLIQRGVDVAVYEQAPEFGQVGADVNLTPNSTRALDGLHTEVGATLRTTGARPRRRLSRRWDSGEVTSDLPMGDSAEERYGAPQLTVHRASLLDALRVLLPDDVLHLGHRLDHVENLDDRVRLHFSSGQPPVEADVLVGADGIHSVVRDSLFGEQDAEYTGLVAYRTVVPGSRLPGVPNLDSFTKWWGPDSERQLVTFPLNRGQDLFVFATAGEEEWTAESWTTTANATEFREQYADFHPEVAEILGACDQVMKSALRVRDPMPRWSDNRVTLLGDACHPMTPFMAQGAGQAIEDAVVLCRALTEGSDVSVPARLRAYEEARHERTARIQLTSRANDWLKSGDEADWLYDYDAWNVPLALPTTERSQQ, encoded by the coding sequence ATGAAGACAGCAATCGCAGGTGGTGGTGTGGGCGGACTCGCGCTGGCACTGGGCCTGATTCAACGCGGCGTGGACGTCGCGGTGTACGAACAGGCTCCGGAGTTCGGTCAGGTCGGCGCGGACGTAAACCTGACGCCGAATTCGACACGCGCTCTCGACGGACTGCACACCGAGGTCGGTGCCACGCTCCGGACCACCGGTGCCCGGCCTCGGCGACGGTTGAGTCGTCGTTGGGACAGCGGAGAGGTCACGTCGGACCTTCCGATGGGAGATTCGGCGGAGGAACGGTACGGGGCACCACAGTTGACGGTGCACCGTGCCAGCCTGCTTGACGCCCTCCGTGTACTGCTTCCCGATGATGTGCTTCACCTGGGACATCGCCTCGACCATGTCGAGAACCTCGACGACCGTGTGCGACTGCATTTCAGCAGCGGTCAACCGCCCGTCGAGGCCGACGTCCTGGTGGGCGCGGACGGCATCCACTCCGTGGTGCGCGACAGTCTTTTCGGGGAACAGGACGCCGAGTACACCGGACTCGTCGCTTACCGGACGGTTGTCCCGGGCTCCCGACTGCCTGGTGTGCCGAACCTGGACTCGTTCACCAAGTGGTGGGGTCCAGACTCTGAACGGCAACTGGTCACGTTCCCTCTGAACCGTGGACAGGACCTCTTCGTCTTCGCAACGGCCGGTGAGGAGGAATGGACCGCGGAATCATGGACCACCACGGCCAACGCGACTGAGTTCCGTGAGCAGTACGCCGACTTCCATCCCGAGGTGGCTGAGATCCTCGGTGCCTGCGACCAGGTGATGAAGTCTGCACTGAGGGTACGCGATCCGATGCCACGGTGGAGCGACAACCGGGTCACCCTTCTCGGGGACGCGTGTCATCCCATGACACCGTTCATGGCGCAGGGGGCCGGACAGGCAATCGAGGACGCGGTGGTGCTGTGCCGAGCGCTGACTGAAGGCAGCGACGTGTCAGTGCCTGCGCGCCTACGTGCGTACGAGGAGGCCCGCCACGAGCGCACGGCGCGTATCCAGTTGACCTCACGCGCCAACGACTGGCTCAAATCCGGCGACGAGGCCGACTGGTTGTACGACTACGACGCGTGGAACGTCCCACTCGCCCTGCCGACGACAGAGAGGAGCCAACAGTGA
- a CDS encoding aromatic ring-hydroxylating oxygenase subunit alpha — translation MANYYSPEISEDFLYRNGLRDRWYAVCPSSFIQPGRIEKLRRLGQDWILYRDTAGKVSMLEDRCPHRGAPLSQATHLGDRVGCKYHGVQVDGTGTVRAVPGMPGCEIEGQRLVTAPVVRELAGAVFAWFGTDADAEPAELTFPDPLTDDGISSFLCYAEWDCNWRFGLENLLDPMHGTFLHHDSHSMSEGDTKAKFQIRESDRGFFFEKTDQVGVNFDWVELCDTGADWVDLSIPYPPSAGPGGAFGIVGMVIPIDATSCGVFFWRYRKVSGWLRDTWRFLYKTTLEPRHWEVLEQDRVMLEGMAPDADAAENLYQHDLGVMRIRRLFRKQAKRQAKAMADSGPSSGARTRPTGTRNTTEVKAATA, via the coding sequence ATGGCCAACTACTACAGCCCCGAAATTTCCGAGGACTTCCTGTACCGGAACGGTCTCCGCGACCGCTGGTACGCGGTGTGCCCGTCCTCCTTCATCCAGCCGGGACGAATTGAGAAGCTCCGCCGGCTCGGACAGGACTGGATCCTGTACCGCGATACCGCTGGAAAAGTGAGCATGTTGGAGGACCGGTGCCCCCACCGTGGTGCTCCGCTGAGCCAGGCCACCCATCTGGGCGACCGGGTCGGATGCAAGTACCACGGCGTCCAGGTTGACGGCACCGGAACTGTGCGGGCCGTGCCAGGCATGCCGGGATGCGAGATCGAAGGACAGCGCCTGGTGACCGCTCCGGTTGTCCGGGAACTCGCGGGTGCGGTCTTCGCATGGTTCGGTACTGACGCCGACGCGGAACCCGCCGAACTGACCTTCCCGGACCCGCTCACCGACGACGGGATCTCCTCTTTCCTGTGCTACGCCGAGTGGGACTGCAACTGGCGCTTCGGCCTGGAGAACCTGCTTGACCCGATGCACGGAACGTTCCTCCACCATGACTCACACTCGATGTCGGAGGGCGATACGAAGGCGAAGTTCCAGATCCGCGAGTCTGACCGGGGGTTCTTCTTCGAGAAGACCGATCAGGTCGGCGTGAATTTCGACTGGGTGGAACTGTGTGACACCGGTGCCGACTGGGTGGACCTTTCCATCCCGTATCCGCCGTCGGCCGGCCCCGGTGGTGCCTTCGGCATCGTCGGCATGGTCATCCCGATCGACGCGACCAGCTGTGGAGTGTTCTTCTGGCGTTACCGGAAGGTGTCGGGTTGGCTCCGCGACACCTGGCGCTTCCTGTACAAGACCACCCTGGAGCCGCGGCACTGGGAGGTGCTCGAGCAGGACCGGGTCATGCTTGAAGGGATGGCGCCAGACGCCGATGCCGCCGAGAACCTGTATCAGCACGATCTCGGGGTGATGCGGATCCGCCGGTTGTTCCGGAAACAGGCGAAGCGGCAGGCGAAGGCCATGGCAGACAGCGGCCCGTCCAGCGGCGCACGCACGAGGCCTACCGGGACCCGGAATACGACCGAAGTAAAAGCTGCAACCGCTTAA
- a CDS encoding ABC transporter ATP-binding protein, with the protein MTDTTATTTTATVAPPELELDGLSKRYGENLAVRSITATVPAHKITVIVGPSGCGKSTLLRMISGLEKPSEGTAVFEGEQVSGVPEGLAMVFQDYSRSLFPWMRVDKNIAFPIRSLPAEERRRRVRESIDAVGLAGKEQLYPWQMSGGMQQRVAIARALASQPKLLLMDEPYASVDAQTRADLEDLLMTIQARLGVTVLVVTHDIDESVYLADQIVVLSKPPSVVAEVIDVGLERPRDHLTTKTSKEFIDIRAHVTSLLRPSATAAEIRHT; encoded by the coding sequence ATGACTGACACAACTGCGACAACGACAACGGCCACCGTGGCTCCTCCCGAGCTTGAGCTGGACGGACTGTCCAAACGGTACGGCGAGAACCTGGCGGTACGGTCAATCACGGCCACGGTACCTGCCCACAAGATCACCGTGATCGTCGGGCCGTCCGGCTGCGGGAAATCCACGCTGCTGCGGATGATCTCCGGGTTGGAGAAACCCAGCGAGGGTACCGCCGTCTTCGAAGGCGAACAGGTCAGCGGGGTTCCCGAGGGGCTGGCAATGGTCTTTCAGGACTATTCGCGTTCCTTGTTTCCCTGGATGCGCGTTGACAAGAACATCGCATTCCCGATCCGCAGCCTGCCCGCCGAGGAGCGGAGAAGGCGGGTCAGGGAAAGCATCGACGCCGTCGGCCTGGCGGGCAAGGAACAGCTCTATCCGTGGCAGATGTCCGGTGGCATGCAGCAGCGGGTGGCCATCGCCCGCGCTCTCGCCTCGCAGCCGAAGTTGCTGCTGATGGATGAACCATACGCGTCCGTGGACGCCCAGACCCGCGCCGACCTGGAGGACCTGTTGATGACCATCCAGGCCCGGTTGGGGGTCACCGTCCTGGTCGTTACACACGACATCGACGAGAGCGTCTACCTGGCGGATCAGATCGTCGTGCTGTCGAAACCACCGAGTGTCGTGGCAGAGGTGATCGACGTCGGTCTGGAACGTCCACGGGACCACCTGACCACAAAGACCTCGAAGGAGTTCATCGATATCCGTGCGCATGTCACCTCGCTTCTCCGCCCGTCGGCTACGGCGGCGGAGATCCGGCACACCTGA